From Cellulomonas dongxiuzhuiae, the proteins below share one genomic window:
- a CDS encoding glycosyltransferase family 2 protein, producing the protein MTALSVVMPTYEAAGWVAGTLRAVLAQDVDDLEVVVVDDGSRDATVDVCRDVAAQDPRVRVVALEHNAGVSHARQVAVAQARGEHVWFVDSDDHVVPGAAARLLAAARADDADVVLARARFVYPDATARPVPSPAPGTRSGPDVLRALLRGEASGHLWNKLLRRDLLHPEDFVTARTHSDLALAAAALGRARSAVSIDAHVYDYRLRAGSIITTRRSRSESLRVVGDAVARTAAAHGIGPGDPDYDYFRCRFITLSAVKDLVTATDEPDVARLATLRAEIGLPQLRALAARGDTRRLALALTARCSLPAHRVLLALAAR; encoded by the coding sequence ATGACCGCCCTGTCCGTCGTGATGCCGACGTACGAGGCCGCCGGGTGGGTCGCGGGCACGCTGCGGGCCGTCCTGGCCCAGGACGTCGACGACCTCGAGGTCGTCGTCGTCGACGACGGCTCCCGCGACGCGACCGTGGACGTCTGCCGGGACGTCGCCGCACAGGACCCGCGCGTGCGGGTCGTGGCGCTCGAGCACAACGCCGGCGTCTCGCACGCGCGGCAGGTCGCGGTCGCGCAGGCCCGTGGCGAGCACGTGTGGTTCGTCGACTCCGACGACCACGTGGTGCCCGGTGCCGCCGCACGCCTGCTCGCCGCCGCCCGCGCCGACGACGCCGACGTGGTCCTGGCACGCGCGCGCTTCGTCTACCCGGACGCGACAGCGCGCCCCGTGCCGTCGCCCGCGCCCGGCACCCGCAGCGGGCCCGACGTGCTGCGGGCGCTGCTGCGCGGCGAGGCGTCCGGGCACCTGTGGAACAAGCTGCTGCGCCGCGACCTGCTGCACCCCGAGGACTTCGTCACCGCACGCACGCACTCGGACCTCGCGCTCGCCGCCGCGGCGCTGGGCCGCGCACGCAGCGCCGTGAGCATCGACGCGCACGTGTACGACTACCGCCTGCGCGCGGGGTCGATCATCACGACGCGGCGCAGCCGCAGCGAGTCGCTGCGCGTCGTCGGCGACGCCGTGGCCCGGACCGCCGCCGCGCACGGCATCGGGCCAGGCGACCCCGACTACGACTACTTCCGCTGCCGGTTCATCACGCTGTCGGCCGTCAAGGACCTGGTCACCGCGACCGACGAGCCCGACGTCGCGCGGCTGGCGACGCTGCGCGCCGAGATCGGTCTGCCACAGCTGCGTGCGCTCGCCGCGCGGGGTGACACGCGCCGGCTCGCGCTCGCCCTCACCGCGCGCTGCTCCCTGCCCGCCCACCGGGTGCTGCTCGCGCTGGCCGCCCGATGA
- a CDS encoding alpha/beta hydrolase — translation MTPAPTVRVAWRAVAGALAVAAGLAACAGPPDPVLAVGAYEHPASIERDVTYAAPDDVPLALDAYLPRRGEGTVPAVVLVHGGAFVGGSKDSAGMVGVARRLQDHGIAAFAVSYRLAPEHTYPAPVDDVAAAVAWLRDPAQQTAYGVDPERVGVLGTSAGATLALTLGTRPAAETGVKAVVALSAATLLTADGLSLGTTAPEEVRAALAYLGCPEVDACPVGEPASPALTVTPASSPALLVNGTVESIPLPHAERMSQSLAAAGVTHELVTVEGDAHGAHLLDETVWPRVLGFLDTRLAAPGAAG, via the coding sequence ATGACACCCGCACCGACCGTCCGCGTCGCGTGGCGAGCCGTCGCCGGGGCGCTGGCCGTCGCCGCCGGCCTCGCCGCGTGCGCCGGGCCGCCGGACCCGGTCCTGGCCGTCGGCGCGTACGAGCACCCCGCGTCGATCGAGCGCGACGTGACCTACGCGGCGCCCGACGACGTGCCGCTCGCCCTGGACGCCTACCTGCCGCGCCGCGGCGAGGGGACCGTGCCCGCGGTCGTGCTCGTGCACGGCGGTGCGTTCGTCGGCGGGTCCAAGGACAGCGCGGGCATGGTGGGTGTCGCGCGGCGCCTGCAGGACCACGGCATCGCCGCGTTCGCCGTCTCCTACCGCCTCGCCCCCGAGCACACGTACCCCGCGCCCGTGGACGACGTCGCCGCAGCCGTCGCGTGGCTGCGCGACCCCGCGCAGCAGACCGCCTACGGCGTGGACCCCGAGCGCGTCGGCGTCCTCGGCACGTCGGCCGGCGCGACCCTCGCCCTCACCCTCGGCACCCGGCCCGCCGCCGAGACCGGGGTCAAGGCCGTCGTCGCGCTGTCCGCCGCGACGCTGCTCACGGCCGACGGCCTGAGCCTGGGCACGACCGCCCCCGAGGAGGTCCGCGCCGCGCTCGCCTACCTCGGCTGCCCCGAGGTCGACGCGTGCCCCGTCGGTGAGCCGGCCTCGCCCGCGCTGACCGTCACGCCCGCGTCGAGCCCGGCGCTGCTGGTCAACGGGACCGTCGAGTCGATCCCGCTGCCGCACGCCGAGCGCATGAGCCAGTCGCTGGCCGCCGCGGGCGTGACCCACGAGCTGGTGACCGTCGAGGGCGACGCGCACGGCGCCCACCTCCTGGACGAGACGGTCTGGCCGCGGGTCCTGGGGTTCCTCGACACCCGCCTCGCCGCACCGGGAGCGGCCGGATGA